GCGTCGCCTCGGGAACAGGGAAGTCCGTGAACCGGGCCCGGCCCGACCCGGTCCGGAACGTGGGCTCGTGCAGAACGCGGCCGGGAATGTGGAACTCGCGTTTGGTCGTCCCGATGTCGGCGACCGGCTCGAACTCGGGCACGAGGCGGGCGATGAGGCGCCGGATCGCGTTGTGGTCGGCGAGTTCAGCCCAATCGAGCACCGCGGCCGCACCTGCGAACGCCCGCCGCCCCATCTCCGCCAGCACCTGCACCTCGCCTCGAGGACCTTCCAGCCGCGCGGGGCCCCCATCCGAGAGCCGCACGTAGTTGAACATCGACTCCTGCGTGGTGCTCTGCTCCTCCTCGTCGCGCGCCCGCACCGGGAGGATCACCGTGGTCTGACCACGGCCCCTCACGTGGCCCGTGTTGAGGGTCGTGCTGAGGTGGACCAGGGTGTCCACCCGTCCAAGCGCCTCGGAGGCGAACGACGCGTCGGGGTTCGCGCCAAACAGGTTGCCCCCGAGGCAGACGCCGACCTGCATCTCCCTCCGGCTCGCCGCCTCCATCGTCGCCAAGGTGTCGTAACCCTCGAAAGAGGGCACCGTCAACCCCAGTTCGCCGAGCCGCTCGGCGGCCTGGGCGCGGATCTGGGGCGTGACGCCGATCGAGCCCAGACCCTGCACGTTCGAGTGGCCGCGGATCGGCATCAATCCGGCTCCGGGCTTGCCGACCATCCCGCGCATCAGCGCAAGGTTGGCGATCCAGCGCACGTTCTCCACGCCGTGAAGGTGGTGGGTGATGCCCATGCTCCACGAGAACACCGTGCTCTTCGATGCCCCGTAGAGGTCCGCCACAGCGTCGATCTCGGTGCGGGAGACGCCGGAGTCCCGCTCCACGGCCTCCCAGGACGTGTCCTCCACCCGTTGTCGGAACGCCTCCCAGCCCTCGGTGTGGTTATCCACGAACGCCCGATCGACGGCGCCGCTTTCCAGCAGCCGTTTGGCGATTCCCAACAGCAGGGCGATGTCCCCCCCGATCGTGGGTTGCACGTAGAGCGACGCGATCTCCGAACCGAACAGAAGGCTTGTCGCGCTCGACGGGACGTTGAACCGCTCGAGCCCCACCTCGCGCAGCGGATTGACCACCACCACGTGGCCGCCGCGGCGGCGAAGGCGCATCAGCTCGCTCATGAGCCGGGGATGGTTCGACGCGGGATTGCCGCCGATCAGGAAGAGCAGATCGCAACGCTCGAGGTCTTCGAGCGCGACGGTGGAGGTGCCGGTGCCGATGGACGCCTTCAGCCCCGCGCCGCTCGCCTGGTGGCAGTAGTACGAGCAGTTGGAGACGTGATTCGTACCGAGCGCGCGCGCGAGAAGTTGGAGCAGAAACCCCGCCTCGTTGGACGAGCGGCCGCTGGAGTAGACGAACGTTCGCTCGGGGGGCGACGCCCGAAGCGCGTCGGCGCAGACGTCGAGCGCGTCGTCCCAAGAGACAGGGCGGAAGTGGGTGTCCCCCGGCCCGGCCACAATGGGGAAGGCCAGCCGTCCCGCAAGTTCGAGTTCGCGCGGCGAGAACGTGGCGAGCTGGTCGAGGCGGTACGTCTCGAAGAACCGCGGTTCGATGCGGCCCTGCATATCGGAGGCCATGGCCTGCAGCGACTTCTTGCACACCTCGGGGAAGCGCCCTGCCTCGTTCCGCATGCCGCCCGCCTGCCCGCCCATGCCGAACGCGCACGTCTTGCACGCGTTCTTGGTGCGCATCGCGCGCCAGAACCGGATGGGCCCGTTCTCACGCGCCTTCGACAAGGTGTAGGCAATCGCCCGCCACCCGCCCCCGTGTCGTGGTTGGCGCATGTTGCTAGTTTCACGCAAAGGACGCAAAGGGCGCTAGGGGTGTTTCACGCTGAGGCGCTGAAGGTTTCACGCAAAGAACGCGAAGATCGCTAAGGGAATCTCACACGGAGGCGCTGAGGCGGGGGGGGGGCTCGCGCAAAAAGATGGGCGGATCCGTTGTCCGGCTCCGCCCAAACCCCGCGACTTCGCGCGGGCCGTTTGCCCCTAGTTGTTGATCTGCGCCCAGCCGCTCCAGTTGGAGGTTCCCACTCCGTTGAACGCCCGCACGTGGTACCGGAAGGTCCCCGAGCCAGGCTGGTCGGTGGTGGACGTGACATCGGCACCGACGGTGCCGACGGTCGTGGTCTCGCGCCACCGGTTGCCGACCTTCCTCTCGCGCTCCACCACGAACCCGTCCTCGTTGTTCGAGTTGTCGGACCACGCGATGGTCACGGTGCCTCCGCTGCTGCCAAGGCTCGGGGTGCCCGGAGCGTTGGGTGGAGTCGGCGGACCCACGGGCGCGTTGCCGAGAGCCGTACCGGCGTCCACCACGCCTCCCGAGACGGTCTTGCCGGCCAGAGCCGCGATCGGCCTCGCCGTGTTCAAGATCCGATTTCGAACCTGCTGGTAGGTCCAGCCCGGGTTCTGGACGTAGAGCAGACCCGCCGTTCCCGCGACGAAGGGCGCGGCCTGGGAAGTTCCGCTGAGGAACTGCTGGGTCACGCCTTGGCTAAGGAGCCAGGTGCTCAGGATGTAGTCGCCGGGCGCGCCGACGTCCACCGTGGAGGCGCCGTAGTTCGACCAGCTTGGCATCTGGTCGTTCATGTCGGTCGCGGCCACGCTGATGATGTTGTCCAGGTCGAAGGACGCGGGGTAGTGGCGCTTCTTCCCCTTGTCGTTGTTGCTTCCTTCATTGCCCGCGGCGGCGACGAACAGGTGCCCGGCCGTCTGGGATGCTTGAATCACATCGTAGAGCGTCTGGATGATCGTCCCCGAACTGTAGCCATAGCTGTTGTTCGAGACCTTGACGCCCTTGTTCACCGCGTACTGGAGCGCGAGCGCCGCGTCGGACATCAGGCCGCTGCCGTTCGCGTCGAAGCAGCGCAGGGGCATGAGCTGGCACTGCCACATCATGCCCACGATGCCCTGCAACGGCTCGGTGCCACCCTCTTCCGCCCCGACAATGCCCGCGACGTGCGTGCCGTGGCCGTTGAGGTCCATGGGATCGTTGTCTCCTTCGGAGAAGTCCCAGCCCCGGATGTCGTCGACATAGCCGTTGTTGTCGTTGTCGAGGCCGTCCACGATCTCGCCCGGATTGCTCCAGATCTTGTCGTTGAGATTGTGGTGGGTGTACTGGATGCCCGTGTCGATGATCGCCACGACGAAGTCGGGGTCGCCGATCGTCATCCACCACGCTTCCGGCGCGTTCACATCCGCCCCGGCGGTGGCTTGGTAGCCGTTGAAGGCCTGCCCGTCGTTGTGGAAACCCCACGAAGTCGGATAGAAGCTCGGGTCGCTGGGGAACCTCTGTTCGCCGCTCTGGTCGACGTGCATCACCACGTCCAGCTCCGCGTACTCGACGCCCGGCGTTCGCTCGAGGTCGGCGACGACCGCCTCGGGTGAGCGTCCGTTCGTGGCGACCAGTTCCAAACCCGGAACGAGCTGGAACTTGCGCAGGGTGGTGGCCCCTGCTACGAACTTCGCCCATTCGTTGGCGGAGACTGCGGCTTCGTTCCGAAACTTGACGAGAACTGCATACGGGTTCCGCGTCAGCCCGGAGTCGGCTTTGAGGGCGGCCATCGCCTTTCGATGGACGGCCGTGAATCTGAATTGCGCGATCGCATCCTGAGTGTCAGGGGCCTGGGCACCCGCCAGCAGGCTCAGCCCCGCGAAGACGGCGACTCCGGCAAAGAGTCGGCCGAATGCGCGCGTTGTCACTTGGATCCTCATCATGTCCTCCTCGTTTGGTCAAAACGTTGAACCAAGGGTCCATGAGCGAAGGTGACCGATTTGTGACGGGGGCGCAAAGGCGCCGAAGGTTTCACGCAAAGAACGCAAAGATCGCTAGGGGAATCTCACGCGGAGGCGCTGAGGCGCGGGGGATTGGCACGCGAAGAACGCAAAGACGCAAAGATGGAGCGCGCCCTGCGAGGTTCGGCCGACGAAAACACCCTCAGCGCCTCAGCGCCTCTGCGTGAAACCCATAGCGCTCTTTGCGTTCTTTGCGTGAGATTTCCCCTCCGAGCCTCTGCGCCTCCGCGTGCAATTCCCCCATAGCGATCCTTGCGTTCTTTGCGTGAGATCCCCCTCAGCGCGCTCGCACCCCGGTGAGGTCGATGCCCCAGAGGCCGCGGCCGTGCGTGGCCAGGATCAAGAACCCGTCGCTGCGGATCGCGAGGTCGTGGGCGTAGACCGTGGGCAGGCCCTTCCCCAGCACGGTCCACCTGCGTCCGCCGTCCACCGTGACGTACACGCCCATGTCCGTGCCGACGTAAAGGATCTGCTTGTTGGTCGGGTCCTCCTTCACCACGTTCACCGAGCCGCCGGGGATGTTCCCCGCAATGGAGGTCCAGGTCTTGCCGTAGTCCGTGGACTTGAAGAGGTACGTGCCGAAGTCGTCGCTGCGTTTGCCGTTCACCCCGACGTACACGGTGCCCTCGTCGAACCGCGAGGCCTCGAGGGTGGCGATGTGGAGTCCCTCGGGCAGACCGGCGTTCGCCTTCGTCCACGTGGCGCCCTCGTCGCGCGTGACCTGCACGTTGCCGTCGTCGGTCCCCGCGTAGATCACGCCCTTCTTGAGCGGGGACTCGGCGATGGCGAAGACCGTCGAGTACGCGATGTTGCCCTGCTTCGCCTCGTCGAGGTTGGTGAGGTCGGGACTGATCTTCCGCCACGTCGCCCCCTGGTCGTCGCTCACGAACACGAACTGCGCGCCGAAAAGCACCCGGTTGGGATCGGCGGGCGAGACGATGATCGGGGAGACCCACTGCGCCCGCTTGCGGTCCGTTCCGAAGTCGGGCGAGAGGGATTTGTTGAGGGGCGGGTTTCCGTTGCGCGGGTTCTTCTGGCTGTAGTCGGCCAGGCTGGGTCCGCCGCCGTATCGGGTCACGTAGTACACAAGGTCGGGGTTGGTCGGATCCACGGCGTGCCGGCCCGACTCGTCGCCGGGGCCGGGCGCCCACGACTTGCCCTCGAGCGTGCGGTCCGGGTTCACCACAATCTCGCCACGCCAACCGCCGAAATCCTGACGGCTCGAGTACGCGTGGAACGTGCCTTCGGCTTGCGAGATCGAGACGTTGTAGAACTGCGCGATGGGCATGTTGTTCGCGTGCTCGTAGGAGTCCAGCCCGTCGTGGCTGACCATGAGCCCGCCGTCGTTCCCGACCAGCACGTTCTTCGAGTCCTTGGGGTTGATCCACTCCGCGTGGTAGTCGGAGTGGTTGCCCCGCACGTTCTTCCACGTCTTGCCGCCGTCCGTGGTGCGGGCGAACCGGAGCCCGAACACGTCCATGGTCAGCGGG
This portion of the Fimbriimonadaceae bacterium genome encodes:
- a CDS encoding FdhF/YdeP family oxidoreductase, producing MRQPRHGGGWRAIAYTLSKARENGPIRFWRAMRTKNACKTCAFGMGGQAGGMRNEAGRFPEVCKKSLQAMASDMQGRIEPRFFETYRLDQLATFSPRELELAGRLAFPIVAGPGDTHFRPVSWDDALDVCADALRASPPERTFVYSSGRSSNEAGFLLQLLARALGTNHVSNCSYYCHQASGAGLKASIGTGTSTVALEDLERCDLLFLIGGNPASNHPRLMSELMRLRRRGGHVVVVNPLREVGLERFNVPSSATSLLFGSEIASLYVQPTIGGDIALLLGIAKRLLESGAVDRAFVDNHTEGWEAFRQRVEDTSWEAVERDSGVSRTEIDAVADLYGASKSTVFSWSMGITHHLHGVENVRWIANLALMRGMVGKPGAGLMPIRGHSNVQGLGSIGVTPQIRAQAAERLGELGLTVPSFEGYDTLATMEAASRREMQVGVCLGGNLFGANPDASFASEALGRVDTLVHLSTTLNTGHVRGRGQTTVILPVRARDEEEQSTTQESMFNYVRLSDGGPARLEGPRGEVQVLAEMGRRAFAGAAAVLDWAELADHNAIRRLIARLVPEFEPVADIGTTKREFHIPGRVLHEPTFRTGSGRARFTDFPVPEATPLGERQLRLMTVRTEGQFNTVVYEETDLYRGQDRRDVILIHPEDLARLGLKPDQTVEVRSEAGTLRAVARPFPIARGCAAMYFPEANVLVPRRADPVSRTPAYKSVVVEVT
- a CDS encoding S8 family serine peptidase translates to MRIQVTTRAFGRLFAGVAVFAGLSLLAGAQAPDTQDAIAQFRFTAVHRKAMAALKADSGLTRNPYAVLVKFRNEAAVSANEWAKFVAGATTLRKFQLVPGLELVATNGRSPEAVVADLERTPGVEYAELDVVMHVDQSGEQRFPSDPSFYPTSWGFHNDGQAFNGYQATAGADVNAPEAWWMTIGDPDFVVAIIDTGIQYTHHNLNDKIWSNPGEIVDGLDNDNNGYVDDIRGWDFSEGDNDPMDLNGHGTHVAGIVGAEEGGTEPLQGIVGMMWQCQLMPLRCFDANGSGLMSDAALALQYAVNKGVKVSNNSYGYSSGTIIQTLYDVIQASQTAGHLFVAAAGNEGSNNDKGKKRHYPASFDLDNIISVAATDMNDQMPSWSNYGASTVDVGAPGDYILSTWLLSQGVTQQFLSGTSQAAPFVAGTAGLLYVQNPGWTYQQVRNRILNTARPIAALAGKTVSGGVVDAGTALGNAPVGPPTPPNAPGTPSLGSSGGTVTIAWSDNSNNEDGFVVERERKVGNRWRETTTVGTVGADVTSTTDQPGSGTFRYHVRAFNGVGTSNWSGWAQINN